A window of the Trichoderma asperellum chromosome 4, complete sequence genome harbors these coding sequences:
- a CDS encoding uncharacterized protein (BUSCO:EOG092D2MHF) gives MSAPGKQASRWGSFLQQAVAGVESRLDTILAESDDDRSATPPAATAAAATAAASPKVTSSDSRASSTSRANDRLQARLAKALANKNALSPASASPRSSIDAASRSSMERPSIDQDKPEVPSEQKPTSEAESPQAAPDPTAATTSTTTTTTETTTTIPITITDDDDTAAKSPLEPAVDKTEGAPSGTEEQQTLKEAPSKVDEHTPTKVDEHTPTKVVKDETPTDTPDAATTVVENALDAAELARELEEAKLRHREEIQEYVERIDSIQSKLQYLSKNAADSAKKAASAAPSGSQEKKLAEKDERIALLMEEGQKLAGAEQKYRAAIKTLRLQVGERDKQLDEARKAKDKMASDIQALRDRLDGDEEKEKRRQEATKATAALRKEIDALKKDNASKDATIRRLEQEVKSKEEQGQVAKADAVSKAVTAERVKQKELEDANDALRAELEAQGEKARLDAIEASEKLERAIQRGNTVEAELRLELRSMEGKLEGVRVTAEEAASSTGGEAQAKLFRQIETLQSQYTSARQNWQGIEASLMSKTTSLESERDEAQRRESEMRKKARDAAKRSRTLEDELQDAQMQLEACREELAALQKSSKATETALEQTRTDLDKEKQAASRAFSAESGRQWIDEVANTASSRTQSRPESPLLSAPRTFSSEAVSLSVPNRIRRSPTPVNILDSAAEGFSPLRRPSAYLPTRTGTGPLSLTGSVPPSPFSPLDHPLESPPTIPPSVVERENGISDTAPSSPRNLAQDMISVSTVAAGPSVQLVERMSAAIRRLEAERVAAKEEMARVCSQRDEARSDMVSLMKDLEEAKAASARVPDLEKEVADLDTRYQTTLELLGEKSELVEELRADVDDVKTMYRELVERTVK, from the exons ATGAGTGCGCCGGGGAAGCAGGCGTCGCGATGGGGTTCGTTTCTCCAGCAGGCCGTGGCGGGCGTCGAGTCCCGCTTGGACACCATCCTGGCCGAGTCGGACGATGATCGCAGCGCGACGCCACCGGCAGcaactgccgctgctgcgacgGCGGCTGCCAGTCCAAAAGTGACGAGCTCTG ACTCTCGAGCATCGTCGACTAGCCGCGCAAATGATCGACTGCAAGCAAGGCTGGCCAAGGCCCTGGCTAACAAGAATGCGCTTTCGCCGGCGAGTGCGTCGCCGCGCAGCTCCATCGATGCAGCTAGCCGAAGCTCCATGGAGAGGCCCTCGATAGATCAAGACAAGCCTGAGGTTCCGTCAGAACAGAAGCCCACATCCGAGGCCGAGTCGCCTCAAGCCGCCCCTGATCCCACAGCTGccactacctctactaccacgacgacgacggagacgacgacgacaatacCAATAACAATAACAGACGACGATGACACTGCTGCCAAGTCTCCTTTGGAGCCGGCTGTTGACAAAACAGAGGGTGCTCCGTCAGGgacagaggagcagcagacgcTCAAAGAAGCACCTTCAAAAGTGGACGAGCACACGCCGACAAAGGTGGACGAGCACACGCCGACAAAAGTGGTCAAAGACGAAACTCCAACAGATACCCCCGATGCGGCAACAACCGTTGTAGAAAATGCACTTGATGCCGCCGAGTTGGCTCGCGAGCTCGAGGAAGCAAAATTGCGACATCGAGAGGAGATTCAAGAGTACGTTGAACGGATAGACTCTATACAATCCAAGCTCCAATATTTATCTAAAAATGCCGCCGATTCCGCAAAGAAGGCTGCGTCGGCAGCCCCATCTGGTAGCCAGGAAAAGAAGCTCGCGGAGAAGGATGAGCGAATCGCGCTACTGATGGAAGAAGGCCAGAAACTGGCCGGAGCGGAGCAAAAATATCGAGCAGCAATCAAGACTTTGCGGCTTCAAGTAGGGGAGCGTGACAAGCAGCTGGACGAAGCACGAAAAGCAAAGGACAAAATGGCATCGGATATTCAAGCGCTGCGCGACCGCTTGgacggagatgaagagaaggaaaagcgcCGGCAGGAGGCCACCAAGGCTACTGCAGCTCTACGGAAGGAAATTGACGCCTTAAAGAAGGACAATGCCAGCAAAGACGCTACCATTCGTCGACTTGAGCAGGAAGTAAAGTCAAAGGAGGAGCAAGGCCAGGTTGCCAAAGCGGATGCTGTGAGCAAAGCGGTAACCGCAGAGCGAGTAAAACAAAAGGAACTCGAAGATGCAAATGATGCTCTCCGAGCAGAATTGGAAGCTCAGGGCGAAAAGGCCCGACTAGATGCCATAGAAGCGAGCGAGAAGCTTGAGCGTGCCATCCAGCGTGGTAACACCGTCGAAGCCGAGCTACGGCTTGAGCTTCGGAGCATGGAGGGCAAGCTAGAAGGCGTACGGGTGAcggcagaagaagctgcctcCAGCACAGGAGGCGAGGCTCAAGCTAAGCTGTTCCGGCAGATAGAGACGTTACAGTCACAGTATACGTCAGCCAGACAAAATTGGCAGGGCATAGAGGCGTCCTTGATGTCGAAAACGACCAGCTTGGAGAGTGAAAGAGACGAAGCACAGCGGCGGGAGTCTGAAATGCGCAAGAAGGCCCGAGATGCG GCCAAGCGTAGCAGAACTCTGGAAGATGAGCTACAAGATGCGCAGATGCAGCTCGAAGCCTGTCGTGAAGAGCTTGCCGCTCTCCAAAAATCCTCGAAAGCTACCGAGACGGCTCTCGAGCAAACCCGCACAGATCTGGACAAGGAGAAGCAAGCTGCAAGCAGAGCCTTTTCGGCTGAGTCAGGACGACAGTGGATCGATGAAGTTGCGAATACAGCATCATCACGAACCCAAAGCCGCCCAGAGTCGCCGTTACTCTCTGCCCCGCGAACATTCAGCTCCGAAGCTGTTTCGTTATCTGTTCCCAACCGCATACGACGATCTCCCACTCCTGTAAACATACTAGATAGTGCAGCAGAAGGTTTCAGTCCTCTTCGCCGACCCTCTGCGTATCTACCGACTCGAACGGGAACAGGGCCACTGTCACTTACTGGATCTGTTCCTCCATCTCCGTTCTCTCCTCTGGATCACCCGTTGGAATCACCACCAACGATACCTCCGTCGGTGGtagagagggagaatggAATCAGCGATACAGCCCCTTCATCGCCTCGCAATCTGGCACAAGATATGATTTCAGTGTCAACCGTGGCGGCGGGACCATCTGTCCAATTAGTGGAACGGATGAGCGCCGCAATACGTCGCCTGGAGGCAGAAAGGGTTGCCGCCAAGGAAGAGATGGCAAGGGTCTGTAGCCAGAGAGATGAAGCGAGATCAGATATGGTGAGCCTGATGAAGGATTTGGAAGAGGCAAAGGCAGCGTCTGCAAGGGTGCCGGATCTAGAAAAGGAAGTTGCCGACCTGGATACGAGATATCAAACCACCTTGGAGTTATTAGGAGAGAAGAGCGAGCTAGTTGAGGAGCTGAGAGCAGATGTAGACGACGTTAAGACGATGTATCGGGAACTGGTAGAGCGAACTGTAAAGTAA
- the PRP46 gene encoding pre-mRNA-splicing factor prp46 (BUSCO:EOG092D28LI) produces the protein MEAPQTPQDALHMSALASQNAAATRNLYSRLELSNGKRQKLEGVFEDAVMKRRFEAEYAAVQTLPEALAAKQPSKQPLRKTAAKAGGPARKAPKLLEAGPGASSAASKANGDEATISTTTVPQSMSLTVRGSPAIQQVKPEWHPPWKLMRVISGHLGWVRSLAVEPGNKWFASGAGDRTIKIWDLATGSLRLTLTGHISTVRGLAVSPRHPYLFSCGEDKMVKCWDLETNKVIRHYHGHLSGVYTLALHPTLDVLVTGGRDGVARVWDMRTRSNIHVLSGHTGTVTDVKCQEADPQVISASLDSTVRLWDLAAGKTMGVLTHHKKGVRALAVHPTEFTFASGSSGSIKQWKCPEGAFMQNFEGHNAIINTMSVNSNNVFFSGGDNGSMSFWDWKSGHRFQSFETTAQPGSLDAESGIMSSTFDRSGLRLITGEADKTIKIWKPDEKASEETHPIQWTPTLAQRKF, from the exons ATGGAGGCGCCGCAGACGCCGCAGGACGCGCTCCATATGAGTGCGCTCGCGTCTCAGAATGCCGCTGCGACGAGGAATCTTTACTCTCGGCTGGAATTGTCCAACGGCAAGCGCCAGAAGCTCGAAGGCGTGTTTGAAGACGCCGTTATGAAGCGTCGATTCGAGGCCGAATACGCGGCTGTACAGACTCTTCCCGAGGCGCTCGCGGCGAAGCAACCATCGAAACAACCCCTGCGGAAGACAGCGGCCAAGGCTGGAGGGCCGGCGCGAAAAGCACCCAAACTTCTCGAGGCTGGACCTGGAGCATCATCGGCAGCGTCCAAGGCAAACGGAGACGAGGCGACCATCTCGACAACGACGGTACCGCAGAGCATGAGCTTGACAGTCAGAGGATCACCGGCTATCCAGCAAGTCAAGCCCGAATGGCATCCCCCGTGGAAGCTGATGAGGGTCATCTCAGGCCACCTGGGGTGGGTGCGCAGCTTGGCAGTCGAGCCGGGGAACAAGTGGTTTGCTAGCGGTGCTGGCGACAGGACGATCAAGATCTGGGATCTCGCGACGGGATCGCTGCGATTGACATTGACGGGACACATCAGCACCGTGCGTGGCCTGGCTGTGTCTCCAAGACACCCATATCTTTTCTCCTGCGGCGAGGACAAGATGGTCAAGTGCTGGGATCTGGAGACGAACAAGGTTATCCGCCACTACCATGGCCACCTCAGCGGCGTCTACACATTGGCCCTCCATCCGACGCTGGATGTTCTGGTGACGGGTGGTCGAGATGGCGTTGCCCGAGTCTGGGACATGCGAACGCGCAGCAACATCCATGTTTTGTCGGGCCATACTGGTACTGTGACAGATGTCAAATGCCAAGAGGCAGATCCTCAGGTGATTTCAGCATCATTGGACTCTACTGTCAGGCTTTGGGATCTGGCGGCCGGAAAGACCATGGGCGTTCTCACCCACCACAAGAAGGGCGTCCGCGCCTTGGCTGTCCACCCTACTGAATTTACCTTTGCATCgggtagcagcggcagcatcaagcaGTGGAAATGCCCGGAAGGCGCTTTCATGCAGAACTTTGAGGGCCacaatgccatcatcaacacTATGAGTGTAAATAGCAACAATGTTTTCTTCTCAGGTG GTGATAATGGCTCAATGAGCTTCTGGGACTGGAAATCAGGCCATCGATTCCAATCTTTTGAGACAACAGCACAGCCGGGCTCATTAGACGCCGAGTCAGGCATCATGAGCTCGACGTTTGACCGCTCTGGACTGCGTCTCATCACGGGCGAGGCTGACAAAACTA TCAAAATATGGAAACCAGATGAGAAGGCGTCAGAGGAGACGCATCCGATACAATGGACGCCAACATTGGCGCAGAGGAAATTTTAG
- a CDS encoding uncharacterized protein (EggNog:ENOG41) yields MNRGKGRESSRPPRHQNFQNPNRQNEGPKKQWVSAKRMPSAKAQINGMRQVTAAVAAGDYRGQPPAGRDLIEALFVTSPNWDINASEFMADDKRMDDIRKRHQVWIVRDWPTNPSVLKIFSESVSNLQAAINTLNQTFHDERISKDLLTWVIIPQKSSRITEDTRIRLYPHERPRVSRQFTEPNDIPKTAAAILQELRPHIQAATKCLKSATCEIKMRLSFGLLCVERFKKDQANLVNWDEYVILVKDYSRRCGLPFTTRFREYRLANSFITRMLEYDGIGDLRLDHKSTRRTYTLFLTMMHGKELVVENWSNDESALSRAKLGNGHPRPYIDWIVTAPDMMLDWSLHAETWGYESVPKDLLELLKTLRHNIRYNEDENNFLLPSQVVVTKDPRDWKDQIYLTRLKTSFIAEFQDSPYVLEISMTQEWQGLKTRAPEQKVIWQMDFYGKHWDSAMNQVNPVDQRKDFGEGLRNIWVGTDPDILNRFLEFLENFLKVQQQVHFPVEDPEEDEVKDE; encoded by the exons ATGAATAGAGGCAAGGGTCGGGAAAGCTCTCGGCCTCCTAGACATCAAAACTTCCAAAATCCAAATCGACAGAATGAAGGGCCAAAGAAGCAATGGGTCTCGGCAAAGAGAATGCCATCTGCCAAAGCTCAGATCAATGGTATGCGGCAAGTaaccgccgccgtcgccgccgGAGACTATCGTGGCCAGCCGCCTGCTGGTAGAGATTTGATAGAA GCTCTGTTTGTGACGTCCCCGAATTGGGACATAAATGCCTCGGAATTTATGGCAGACGATAAGAGAATGGACGATATTCGGAAACGGCATCAAGTCTGGATCGTTCGGGATTGGCCAACCAATCCAAGCGTCCTCAAAATCTTCAGCGAGTCCGTATCTAATCTCCAAGCAGCTATTAATACACTCAACCAAACCTTTCACGACGAGCGCATATCAAAAGACCTTTTGACTTGGGTGATAATCCCCCAGAAGAGCTCGAGAATAACCGAAGACACTCGTATACGACTTTATCCTCATGAAAGGCCTCGAGTAAGTAGGCAGTTTACCGAGCCTAATGACATACCAAAAACTGCGGCGGCAATTCTCCAAGAGCTACGCCCACATATTCAGGCTGCTACAAAATGTCTGAAGAGCGCCACTTGTGAAATCAAGATGCGTTTGTCTTTTGGGCTCCTTTGTGTCGAGAGGTTCAAGAAGGACCAAGCAAATCTAGTCAATTGGGATGAATACGTAATTCTAGTGAAAGATTACTCACGCCGCTGTGGTCTTCCGTTTACTACTCG CTTTAGAGAATACCGTCTTGCGAATAGCTTTATAACCCGTATGCTGGAATATGATGGCATCGGTGACCTTCGTCTGGATCACAAAAGCACGAGACGCACGTACACCTTGTTTCTCACTATGATGCACGGAAAAGAATTAGTGGTGGAAAACTGGTCGAACGATGAGTCCGCGTTATCCCGAGCTAAGCTTGGTAATGGACACCCAAGGCCCTACATCGACTGGATAGTAACGGCTCCAGATAT GATGCTTGATTGGAGCCTTCATGCAGAAACGTGGGGATATGAAAGTGTCCCGAAAGATCTCTTAGAACTACTCAAAACCCTAAGGCACAACATCCGCTACAACGAAGATGAGAACAATTTTCTCCTACCCTCTCAGGTAGTAGTAACCAAAGACCCAAGGGACTGGAAAGACCAAATTTACCTCACTCGACTGAAGACATCGTTTATCGCAGAATTTCAAGACAGTCCCTACGTGCTGGAGATAAGTATGACACAGGAGTGGCAAGGACTCAAAACCCGCGCGCCAGAGCAAAAGGTTATATGGCAAATGGACTTTTATGGCAAACACTGGGATTCTGCAATGAATCAAGTTAATCCAGTTGATCAGAGAAAGGATTTTGGAGAAGGATTGAGGAATATCTGGGTTGGGACGGATCCTGATATCTTGAATAGATTTTTGGAGTTCCTTGAGAACTTTTTAAAGGTCCAGCAGCAGGTACACTTCCCTGTAGAGGACcctgaagaggatgaagtaAAGGACGAATAG